The Micromonospora sp. NBC_00421 DNA window GATGACGACCTGCCGACGACGCTCGACCCCGCTGCCCAGCGGGGTCGGTTTCCCGTCCAGCCGGGCACCGAGCACCGTCCCGCCGGCCGGGCTGTAGATGGAGATCAGGGTCCGGGCGGTGTACGGATCGCCCGCCTTGCCGAGGCCGAGCACCGACTTGGTGAGACCCGAGTCGGGGGCCGAGGAGTGCAGGGTGAACCGCAGCCGGAGCTGCCGCCGCCCCTCGTCGGCGCAGTCGCCGACGGTGAGGGCCGCCGTCGGCCGCAGGTAGTAGCCGAGCTTGGCGCCGCTGCCGTCGTTGAGGAAGACCCCGACGGTCGGTGCGGACTCCTGTTCAGGGAGCGCACCGGCGAGCCGGGTGTCGGCGAACGTCCGCTGTTCCGTGGATCGGGCACTCCAGAACAGTATCCGCCTTTCCGTGATGGAGCGGTCTAAAGCCGACAAAAGCACTCTTGGGTTGACCTTCTTCGTGAGGAAGGCGTCGAAGACGGCGGACGCGGACGCGGCGAAGAAGGCGTCCTGCCCGTTGTCGTCCCGCCCCTGGTAGGCGTCGCTGAGCAGGGTGCGCACCACCTGGCTGCTGACCAGGGTGGCGTCGCCCGGCACCGGCACCGGCCCGGTGGCCTGGAGCAGATAGGACAGCATCACCGGGTCGACCGTCAGGACCCCGTCGACGGTCACGCCGCTGTGCCGTCGGTACATCTCCCGGTAGAGCTTCGCCGCGGTCGGGAAGTTCGGCGTGAGGTTGACGTCGGCCGGATAGATGCCCGGCAGGTCGGTGTAGATCCGGCGCACCTCGTCGTCCACCCGCAGCGCCGGGGTGAAGCGGCCGAACTGGGCGCTGGTGCCCTGCTCGCGCATCCGGATCCGCCCGTCGTCGGCGTGGATCACCGCGTACGCGCCGAACATGCCACCGGTGGCGCGCAGTTCGGCGAGGTTCTGCGACAGCAGCAGGTAACTGCGCGGCCCGTCCGCCCCGAGCAGGGCGGGCAGCACCCGGGCGCCCCGGTCGGCCGCCCCGGTCAGTCCGGCCAGCCGGTCGATCTCCGTACGCAGCTCCGCCAACGCCGTGCCGAGCTGACTGACCAGGTCGTCGGCGGGCACCGCGTCGAGGCCGGCCCGGGACCTGCGGACGGCGGCGTCCGCCGCGGTCAGGTCCGCCGAGGCGGCCCGCAACCGGGCCAGGTCCAGCCGCCCCTCGGTCGGCACCAGCGTGGTCAGGTCGGTGCGCAGCAACGCCGGGAACGCCTGTCGGGCCAGGTCGTCGATGGCCACCGCGATGGTGCGTACGGCCGCCACGTCGTCGCCGGCGTACGGGGCGTGGCGGGCGAGCCCCCAACCGGGATCACTGGTGGCGGTCCGGGCCGCACCGGCCTGTTCCTGCAACGCCGCCAGCGTGCGCTGGGCACGGTCGAGGTCACCGCCGAGCACCTGGGTGCTCAGCTCCCGGGCGAGCCCGGCCGCGTTGACCAGGTGGGCATGCGCCTGCCAACCGCGGAACCCCACCCAGCCGACCGCGCCGAACAGCACCGCACCGACGACCAACCCGATCAACAGGGCCCGCCGGATTCGCCGCCGGGTCCGCCGCCGCAGTCTTCGTCGGCCGCTGCGCGATCCACCGCTCTCCGCCACGCCGTACTCCGCTCTCGCCTCGGGCGATATGACCATTAGTGGGTTTTGTAGCATGATTGACGGCACTCTGATCTCATTATGGCCTTTTAAGGAGTCAGTGCGCGGGCACCCACTCGTCAGCGGCCAGCCGCGATCTCCCCCAGCAGCGCCTCGATCCGGTCCACCCCGGCCCGCAGCGACATCTCCCGCAGGTACGTCTCCCGTCCTCGCCGACCCATCTCGGCCCGTGCCGGCGGCGGGATCGTGGTGGCCAGCCAGAACCGGTCGGCCAGCGCGGCCCAGTCCTCGGGCGGACAGGAGAGCCCGGCCCGGGCCCGCTCCACCAGGGCCGCGGTGTCGCCGCCGGCGGAGGCCACCATCGGGGCGGCGCAGGCCAGCGCGGACTGCACCTTGCTCGGCACCGTCCCGTGCAGCTCGGGAAGGTCGCGCAGGGTCACCAGCTGGTAGTCGGCGGCGGCGTACAGCTCGGGCATGTCCAGCGGCGACCGCCGCGCGAGGAAGCGGACGTTGTCGGCACCCAGCTCGGTGGCGAGCCCCCGGACCCGCCGTTCCTGCGCCCCGGAGCCGACCAGCACCAGATCCATCCGGTCGTCGAGCGCCGCCGCCGCCCGTACCGCGGTCTCCAGGCCCTGGCGTACGCCGATCGTGCCGGCGTGCATGACCACGCAGCGGGCGTCCCGGCGCACCAGCGCCCAGGCTTCCCGGCCAGGGCGCACCGGTTGGAAGATCCGCTCGTCGGTCCAGTTGAGCACCGTGCGCACCCGCGCCTCGGCCACCCCGCCGGCGACCACCAGGTCCCGCATGGACGGGGCGGTCACCGCCACCGCGTCGGCCTCGCGCAGCACCCGTCGCATGGTGCTGGCGATCCGGCCGGGCCGGTCCGGCGCGGCCTCCCCCGGAGCGACCTCCCCGGTCCAGAGATCCTGCACGTGCAGGACGGTGGGCACCCGGCCGAGCAGCCGCAGCAACCCGGCGGTGGCGAAGGTGGTCGCGGGGAACTGGAAGACGTACAGCACGTCGACGTCGGCCAGGTAGCGCCGGCCCGCCAGCGCGGCACTGCCGGCGAAGGAGAGATAGCCGGCCATCCGGGCGGCGGGCGAGGCGTCCCCGCCGGCATAGCGGGGCACCCGGCGCACCGTCAACCGCTCGCTGTGGGTCAGGTGCCGCCAACGCTGCCGCCAGCCCGGATAGACCTGGCCACCGGGATAGTCCGGAAAGCCGGTCAGCACCCGCACCTCGTGTCCGCGCCGGGCCAGCTCCTCGGCGAGGCTGCCGGGGATGAACGCCGGTTCCGGCGGGAAGTGGTACGACAGGATCCCGACCTTCATCGTCGCGCTCCCCCGCCCGACGTCGTCCCCACCAATGCCGGGCGGGAACCGCGCCGCATCCTGCGCGTACCGCCGACGCCGGGTCGTCCGCCGGCCGGCCCGCGCACGCGATCGTCGGCCCGCGCCGGGGGGCGGCGGCGAACCGCCGCCCCCGACGCGGAGGATCCGCGTGCTGCCGTCGCCGGCCCGCCCGAGGGCGGCACGGCCGGACCCGGAGCTGCGCTCATAGTGGCAGCCGGGTGAGTTCCTGCGTACGGTCGCCGACGGGGGGCAGCCCCTGGTCGCCGCGCTGGGCGGCGGTGGCGCGGTCGGCCGGGACCGACGGCCCCGCAGTGGTGGCGATCCGGTACGCCTCGTACTGGTAGGCGTCCGCGCGGGCCACCTTGGCC harbors:
- a CDS encoding DUF4012 domain-containing protein; this encodes MAESGGSRSGRRRLRRRTRRRIRRALLIGLVVGAVLFGAVGWVGFRGWQAHAHLVNAAGLARELSTQVLGGDLDRAQRTLAALQEQAGAARTATSDPGWGLARHAPYAGDDVAAVRTIAVAIDDLARQAFPALLRTDLTTLVPTEGRLDLARLRAASADLTAADAAVRRSRAGLDAVPADDLVSQLGTALAELRTEIDRLAGLTGAADRGARVLPALLGADGPRSYLLLSQNLAELRATGGMFGAYAVIHADDGRIRMREQGTSAQFGRFTPALRVDDEVRRIYTDLPGIYPADVNLTPNFPTAAKLYREMYRRHSGVTVDGVLTVDPVMLSYLLQATGPVPVPGDATLVSSQVVRTLLSDAYQGRDDNGQDAFFAASASAVFDAFLTKKVNPRVLLSALDRSITERRILFWSARSTEQRTFADTRLAGALPEQESAPTVGVFLNDGSGAKLGYYLRPTAALTVGDCADEGRRQLRLRFTLHSSAPDSGLTKSVLGLGKAGDPYTARTLISIYSPAGGTVLGARLDGKPTPLGSGVERRRQVVIATVDVAPGATRTLDVDLLTGRNTTGTPELWHTPTATPWTTQVVPAPSCKQ
- a CDS encoding glycosyltransferase family 4 protein, whose translation is MKVGILSYHFPPEPAFIPGSLAEELARRGHEVRVLTGFPDYPGGQVYPGWRQRWRHLTHSERLTVRRVPRYAGGDASPAARMAGYLSFAGSAALAGRRYLADVDVLYVFQFPATTFATAGLLRLLGRVPTVLHVQDLWTGEVAPGEAAPDRPGRIASTMRRVLREADAVAVTAPSMRDLVVAGGVAEARVRTVLNWTDERIFQPVRPGREAWALVRRDARCVVMHAGTIGVRQGLETAVRAAAALDDRMDLVLVGSGAQERRVRGLATELGADNVRFLARRSPLDMPELYAAADYQLVTLRDLPELHGTVPSKVQSALACAAPMVASAGGDTAALVERARAGLSCPPEDWAALADRFWLATTIPPPARAEMGRRGRETYLREMSLRAGVDRIEALLGEIAAGR